The following coding sequences lie in one Peromyscus maniculatus bairdii isolate BWxNUB_F1_BW_parent chromosome 3, HU_Pman_BW_mat_3.1, whole genome shotgun sequence genomic window:
- the Nop2 gene encoding 28S rRNA (cytosine(4447)-C(5))-methyltransferase: MGRKLDPTKKEKRGPGRKARKQKGAETELVRFLPAAGDENFKRLSSRARKRAAKRRSRSVDIPKPNKSPGIKTLPGELSQGAVQARGKKRPAPTPNSDGDEEEDSEEGGLANQGDLWGSEDSDADMVDDYGADSELDDEEEEEEEEKLLPIERAALKQKAREAAAGGQWSEDETDEEEDDDAPAESSPQKDDKAEEDLQINVEDEEAFVLPPAGEMEQDAQAPDLQRVHKRIQDIVGVLRNFGAQREEGRSRSEYLNRLQKDLATYYSYGDFLLGKLMELFPLSELIEFLEANEVPRPITLRTNTLKTRRRDLAQALINRGVNLDPLGKWSKSGLVVYDSSVPIGATPEYLAGHYMLQGASSMLPVMALAPQEHERILDMCCAPGGKTSYIAQLMKNTGVILANDANAERLKSVVGNLHRLGVTNTIISHYDGRQFPKVVGGFDRVLLDAPCSGTGVISKDPAVKTNKDEKDVLRCAHLQKELLLSAIDSVNAASKTGGYLVYCTCSIMVEENEWVVDYALKKRNVRLVPTGLDFGQEGFTRFRERRFHPTLRSTRRFYPHTHNMDGFFIAKFKKFSNSIPQPHTGNAAAATPAEPELKDEVTPTSENSSQLARRAAGAAKAQQALGRPRHSRKPFQKMNGLSRGPGSGPTVPSVPKAQVSARPQESAQPDGRAGVIREPKVAGKLKRRGPKPKDSKEAAVPEQKGPPGGVDSETPALPPGSESRTAPRLKDCAQSLGKTKKIEKGKQQLAEQPAKRAASLKEDGAPKGPAVPTGSPHGSTRPPPAKRRKSVTKGSGQPLFC, encoded by the exons ATGGGGCGTAAGTTGGACCCTACGAAGAAAGAGAAGCGTGGGCCCGGCCGAAAGGCCCGAAAACAGAAGGGTGCAGAGACCGAACTGGTCAGATTCTTGCCTGCAG CTGGTGATGAGAATTTCAAGAGGCTGTCCAGTCGTGCTCGGAAGAG GGCAGCCAAGAGGAGGTCCAGGTCTGTTGACATCCCTAAGCCAAATAAGTCTCCTGGGATTAAAACATTGCCCGGAGAGCTGTCACAAG GAGCAGTCCAGGCTCGAGGTAAGAAGCGCCCAGCACCAACTCCTAACAGTGACGGGGATGAGGAGGAAGACTCTGAGGAAGGTGGTCTGGCAAACCAGGGGGACCTCTGGGGCTCCGAGGACAGTGATGCTGATATGGTAGATGACTATGGAGCCGACTCTGAGCTGGacgatgaggaggaggaggaggaggaggaaaag CTGCTACCCATCGAGAGGGCTGCTCTGAAGCAGAAGGCCCGGGAAGCTGCAGCTGG GGGCCAGTGGAGTGAAGACGAGACTGATGAAGAGGAAGATGATGATGCCCCCGCTGAGTCCAGTCCCCAGAAGGATGACAAAGCAGAGGAGGACTTGCAGATTAATGTGGAAGATGAGGAAGCCTTTGTGCTGCCccctgctggagagatggagcagg ATGCCCAGGCTCCAGACCTGCAGCGAGTTCACAAGCGGATCCAGGATATAGTGGGGGTACTTCGGAATTTTGGGGCTCAGCGGGAAGAAGGACGGTCTCGTTCTGAGTATCTGAATCGGCTTCAGAAGGATCTGGCCACTTATTATTCCTATGGAGACTTCCTGCTGGGCAAGCTCATGGAGCTCTTCCCTCTGTCTGAG TTGATTGAGTTCTTAGAAGCCAATGAGGTGCCCCGGCCAATCACCCTTCGGACCAACACCTTGAAAACCCGTCGCAGAGACCTTGCTCAG GCTCTCATCAATCGTGGAGTTAATCTGGACCCCTTGGGAAAGTGGTCAAAGTCTGGACTTGTGGTGTATGATTCTTCCGTGCCTATTG GCGCTACTCCTGAGTATCTGGCTGGGCATTATATGCTGCAGGGAGCCTCAAGCATGTTACCTGTCATGGCCCTGGCACCTCAGGAGCATGAGCGGATCTTAGACATGTGCTGTGCTCCTGGTGGGAAGACCAGCTACATAG CTCAGCTGATGAAGAACACAGGAGTGATCCTTGCCAATGATGCCAATGCTGAGCGGCTCAAGAGCGTGGTGGGCAACCTGCATCGGTTGGGAGTCACCAACACCATTATCAGCCACTACGATGGGCGCCAGTTCCCCAAG GTGGTGGGGGGCTTTGACCGAGTGCTCCTGGATGCTCCTTGCAGTGGCACTGGAGTCATCTCCAAGGACCCTGCTGTGAAGACTAACAAG GATGAGAAGGATGTCCTGCGCTGTGCCCACCTTCAGAAGGAACTGCTGCTCAGTGCTATCGACTCGGTCAACGCTGCCTCCAAGACCGGGGGCTACCTGGTCTACTGTACCTGTTCCATTATG GTGGAAGAGAATGAGTGGGTGGTAGACTATGCCCTGAAAAAGAGGAATGTGCGGCTGGTGCCCACGGGCCTAGACTTCGGCCAGGAAGGTTTTACCCGCTTTCGAGAAAGGCGCTTTCACCCCACTCTGCGGTCCACACGACGCTTCTACCCCCACACTCACAACATGGACGGTTTCTTTATCGCCAAGTTCAAGAAGTTTTCCAACTCTATCCCCCAGCCCCACACAG GAAATGCAGCAGCAGCTACTCCTGCAGAGCCTGAGCTGAAGGATGAGGTCACCCCCACGTCTGAGAACAGTAGTCAGCTGGCCAGGAGAGCTGCGGGAGCTGCAAAGGCACAGCAGGCGCTGGGGAGACCGAGGCACTCCAGAAAGCCCTTCCAGAAGATGAACGGCCTCTCCAGAGGGCCAGGCTCAGGACCCACTGTCCCCTCTGTCCCAAAGGCCCAAGTGTCCGCCAGGCCCCAGGAGAGCGCTCAGCCTGACGGAAGAGCTGGAGTGATCAGGGAACCAAAGGTGGCCGGGAAGCTAAAGCGAAGGGGACCTAAACCAAAGGACTCCAAGGAAGCTGCTGTCCCAGAGCAGAAAGGCCCTCCCGGCGGCGTGGACTCGGAAACACCCGCTCTGCCTCCAGGCTCTGAGAGCCGCACTGCCCCGCGGCTTAAGGACTGTGCTCAGTCCCTTGGGAAAACCAAAAAGATTGAAAAAGGAAAGCAGCAGTTAGCAGAGCAGCCTGCCAAGAGAGCTGCCTCCCTAAAAGAGGATGGTGCCCCCAAGGGGCCCGCAGTCCCCACAGGGTCTCCCCACGGTTCCACCAGGCCCCCACCAGCAAAGAGGAGGAAATCGGTGACAAAGGGCAGTGGCCAGCCACTGTTCTGTTAA
- the Iffo1 gene encoding non-homologous end joining factor IFFO1 isoform X3, producing MNPLFGPNLFLLQQEQQGLAGPLGDPLGGDHFAGGGDLPPAPLASAGAAAYSPPGPGPAPPAAMALRNDLGSNINVLKTLNLRFRCFLAKVHELERRNRLLEKQLQQALEEGKQGRRGLARRDQAVQTGFISPIRPLGLPLSSRPAAVCPPSARVLGSPARSPAGPLASSAACHSSSSTSTSTSFSSSTRFMPGTIWSFSHARRLGPGLEPTLVQGPGLSWVHPDGVGVQIDTITPEIRALYNVLAKVKRERDEYKRRWEEEYTVRIQLQERVNELQEEAQEADACQEELAMKVEQLKAELVVFKGLMSNNLTELDTKIQEKAMKVDMDICRRIDITAKLCDLAQQRNCEDMIQMFQVPSMGGRKRERKAAVEEDTSLSESDGPRQPEGDEEESTALSINEEMQRMLSQLREYDFEDDCDSLTWEETEETLLLWEDFSGYAMAATEAQGEQQEDSLEKVIKDTESLFKTREKEYQETIDQIELELATAKNDMNRHLHEYMEMCSMKRGLDVQMETCRRLITQSGDRLLLSLRSRLATRRHRQVKLRTPIGMSHLIAP from the exons ATGAATCCGTTATTCGGTCCCAATCTCTTCCTCCtacagcaggagcagcagggctTGGCCGGGCCGCTGGGGGACCCTCTGGGAGGTGACCACTTTGCCGGGGGAGGGGACCTGCCCCCGGCTCCGCTTGCCTCGGCGGGCGCCGCTGCCTACTCGCCTCCCGGGCCTGGTCCTGCGCCCCCTGCAGCCATGGCTCTCCGCAACGACCTGGGCTCCAACATCAACGTACTCAAGACCCTGAACCTCCGGTTTCGCTGCTTCCTAGCCAAGGTGCACGAGCTAGAGCGCCGGAACCggctgctggagaagcagctgcagcaggctCTGGAGGAGGGTAAGCAGGGCAGGCGGGGCCTGGCCCGCCGCGACCAGGCGGTACAGACCGGCTTCATCAGCCCGATCCGGCCCCTGGGGCTGCCCCTGAGCTCCCGGCCCGCCGCTGTGTGTCCCCCGTCAGCGCGGGTGCTGGGCTCCCCCGCCCGCTCGCCAGCCGGACCCCTCGCATCCTCTGCGGCCTGCCACtcatcctcctccacctccacctccacctccttctcctcgTCGACCCGCTTCATGCCCGGCACCATCTGGTCCTTCTCACACGCCCGCCGGCTTGGACCGGGACTGGAACCCACGCTTGTGCAAGGGCCTGGCCTGTCGTGGGTACACCCTGACGGGGTGGGCGTTCAGATCGACACCATCACCCCGGAGATCCGCGCACTGTACAACGTGCTGGCCAAAGTGAAGCGGGAGCGGGACGAGTACAAGCGGAG GTGGGAAGAGGAGTACACGGTGCGGATACAGCTGCAGGAGCGAGTGAATGAGCTCCAGGAG GAGGCCCAAGAGGCCGATGCCTGCCAAGAGGAGCTAGCCATGAAGGTAGAGCAGCTGAAAGCCGAGCTGGTGGTCTTCAAGGGACTCATGAGTAAC AATCTGACAGAGCTGGATAccaagatccaggaaaaggccATGAAGGTAGACATGGACATCTGCCGCCGCATCGACATCACAGCCAAGCTGTGTGACTTGGCCCAGCAGCGCAACTGTGAGGATATGATCCAGATGTTCCAG GTCCCGTCCATGGGGGGGCGGAAGCGGGAGCGCAAGGCTGCTGTGGAGGAGGACACCTCCCTGTCGGAGAGTGATGGGCCCCGCCAGCCTGAGGGGGACGAGGAGGAGAGTACAGCCCTCAGCATCAACGAGGAGATGCAGCGCATGCTCAGCCAGCT GAGGGAGTATGATTTTGAGGACGACTGTGACAGCCTGACTTGGGAGGAGACTGAGGAGACCTTGCTGCTTTGGGAGGATTTCTCAGGCTATGCCATGGCAGCCacagaggcccagggagag CAGCAGGAGGACAGTCTGGAGAAGGTCATCAAAGACACAGAGTCTCTGTTCAAAACCCGGGAGAAGGAGTACCAGGAGACCATTGACCAGATAGAG CTGGAACTGGCCACGGCCAAGAACGACATGAACCGACATCTGCATGAGTATATGGAGATGTGCAGCATGAAGCGGGGCCTGGACGTGCAGATGGAGACCTGCCGCCGGCTCATCACACAGTCAGGGGACCG
- the Iffo1 gene encoding non-homologous end joining factor IFFO1 isoform X1, producing the protein MNPLFGPNLFLLQQEQQGLAGPLGDPLGGDHFAGGGDLPPAPLASAGAAAYSPPGPGPAPPAAMALRNDLGSNINVLKTLNLRFRCFLAKVHELERRNRLLEKQLQQALEEGKQGRRGLARRDQAVQTGFISPIRPLGLPLSSRPAAVCPPSARVLGSPARSPAGPLASSAACHSSSSTSTSTSFSSSTRFMPGTIWSFSHARRLGPGLEPTLVQGPGLSWVHPDGVGVQIDTITPEIRALYNVLAKVKRERDEYKRRWEEEYTVRIQLQERVNELQEEAQEADACQEELAMKVEQLKAELVVFKGLMSNNLTELDTKIQEKAMKVDMDICRRIDITAKLCDLAQQRNCEDMIQMFQVPSMGGRKRERKAAVEEDTSLSESDGPRQPEGDEEESTALSINEEMQRMLSQLREYDFEDDCDSLTWEETEETLLLWEDFSGYAMAATEAQGEQQEDSLEKVIKDTESLFKTREKEYQETIDQIELELATAKNDMNRHLHEYMEMCSMKRGLDVQMETCRRLITQSGDRKSPAFTAVPPSDPPPPPSETEDSDRDVSSDSSMR; encoded by the exons ATGAATCCGTTATTCGGTCCCAATCTCTTCCTCCtacagcaggagcagcagggctTGGCCGGGCCGCTGGGGGACCCTCTGGGAGGTGACCACTTTGCCGGGGGAGGGGACCTGCCCCCGGCTCCGCTTGCCTCGGCGGGCGCCGCTGCCTACTCGCCTCCCGGGCCTGGTCCTGCGCCCCCTGCAGCCATGGCTCTCCGCAACGACCTGGGCTCCAACATCAACGTACTCAAGACCCTGAACCTCCGGTTTCGCTGCTTCCTAGCCAAGGTGCACGAGCTAGAGCGCCGGAACCggctgctggagaagcagctgcagcaggctCTGGAGGAGGGTAAGCAGGGCAGGCGGGGCCTGGCCCGCCGCGACCAGGCGGTACAGACCGGCTTCATCAGCCCGATCCGGCCCCTGGGGCTGCCCCTGAGCTCCCGGCCCGCCGCTGTGTGTCCCCCGTCAGCGCGGGTGCTGGGCTCCCCCGCCCGCTCGCCAGCCGGACCCCTCGCATCCTCTGCGGCCTGCCACtcatcctcctccacctccacctccacctccttctcctcgTCGACCCGCTTCATGCCCGGCACCATCTGGTCCTTCTCACACGCCCGCCGGCTTGGACCGGGACTGGAACCCACGCTTGTGCAAGGGCCTGGCCTGTCGTGGGTACACCCTGACGGGGTGGGCGTTCAGATCGACACCATCACCCCGGAGATCCGCGCACTGTACAACGTGCTGGCCAAAGTGAAGCGGGAGCGGGACGAGTACAAGCGGAG GTGGGAAGAGGAGTACACGGTGCGGATACAGCTGCAGGAGCGAGTGAATGAGCTCCAGGAG GAGGCCCAAGAGGCCGATGCCTGCCAAGAGGAGCTAGCCATGAAGGTAGAGCAGCTGAAAGCCGAGCTGGTGGTCTTCAAGGGACTCATGAGTAAC AATCTGACAGAGCTGGATAccaagatccaggaaaaggccATGAAGGTAGACATGGACATCTGCCGCCGCATCGACATCACAGCCAAGCTGTGTGACTTGGCCCAGCAGCGCAACTGTGAGGATATGATCCAGATGTTCCAG GTCCCGTCCATGGGGGGGCGGAAGCGGGAGCGCAAGGCTGCTGTGGAGGAGGACACCTCCCTGTCGGAGAGTGATGGGCCCCGCCAGCCTGAGGGGGACGAGGAGGAGAGTACAGCCCTCAGCATCAACGAGGAGATGCAGCGCATGCTCAGCCAGCT GAGGGAGTATGATTTTGAGGACGACTGTGACAGCCTGACTTGGGAGGAGACTGAGGAGACCTTGCTGCTTTGGGAGGATTTCTCAGGCTATGCCATGGCAGCCacagaggcccagggagag CAGCAGGAGGACAGTCTGGAGAAGGTCATCAAAGACACAGAGTCTCTGTTCAAAACCCGGGAGAAGGAGTACCAGGAGACCATTGACCAGATAGAG CTGGAACTGGCCACGGCCAAGAACGACATGAACCGACATCTGCATGAGTATATGGAGATGTGCAGCATGAAGCGGGGCCTGGACGTGCAGATGGAGACCTGCCGCCGGCTCATCACACAGTCAGGGGACCG
- the Iffo1 gene encoding non-homologous end joining factor IFFO1 isoform X4, with translation MNPLFGPNLFLLQQEQQGLAGPLGDPLGGDHFAGGGDLPPAPLASAGAAAYSPPGPGPAPPAAMALRNDLGSNINVLKTLNLRFRCFLAKVHELERRNRLLEKQLQQALEEGKQGRRGLARRDQAVQTGFISPIRPLGLPLSSRPAAVCPPSARVLGSPARSPAGPLASSAACHSSSSTSTSTSFSSSTRFMPGTIWSFSHARRLGPGLEPTLVQGPGLSWVHPDGVGVQIDTITPEIRALYNVLAKVKRERDEYKRRWEEEYTVRIQLQERVNELQEEAQEADACQEELAMKVEQLKAELVVFKGLMSNNLTELDTKIQEKAMKVDMDICRRIDITAKLCDLAQQRNCEDMIQMFQKKLSLHLSPIKVPSMGGRKRERKAAVEEDTSLSESDGPRQPEGDEEESTALSINEEMQRMLSQLREYDFEDDCDSLTWEETEETLLLWEDFSGYAMAATEAQGEQQEDSLEKVIKDTESLFKTREKEYQETIDQIELELATAKNDMNRHLHEYMEMCSMKRGLDVQMETCRRLITQSGDRKSPAFTAVPPSDPPPPPSETEDSDRDVSSDSSMR, from the exons ATGAATCCGTTATTCGGTCCCAATCTCTTCCTCCtacagcaggagcagcagggctTGGCCGGGCCGCTGGGGGACCCTCTGGGAGGTGACCACTTTGCCGGGGGAGGGGACCTGCCCCCGGCTCCGCTTGCCTCGGCGGGCGCCGCTGCCTACTCGCCTCCCGGGCCTGGTCCTGCGCCCCCTGCAGCCATGGCTCTCCGCAACGACCTGGGCTCCAACATCAACGTACTCAAGACCCTGAACCTCCGGTTTCGCTGCTTCCTAGCCAAGGTGCACGAGCTAGAGCGCCGGAACCggctgctggagaagcagctgcagcaggctCTGGAGGAGGGTAAGCAGGGCAGGCGGGGCCTGGCCCGCCGCGACCAGGCGGTACAGACCGGCTTCATCAGCCCGATCCGGCCCCTGGGGCTGCCCCTGAGCTCCCGGCCCGCCGCTGTGTGTCCCCCGTCAGCGCGGGTGCTGGGCTCCCCCGCCCGCTCGCCAGCCGGACCCCTCGCATCCTCTGCGGCCTGCCACtcatcctcctccacctccacctccacctccttctcctcgTCGACCCGCTTCATGCCCGGCACCATCTGGTCCTTCTCACACGCCCGCCGGCTTGGACCGGGACTGGAACCCACGCTTGTGCAAGGGCCTGGCCTGTCGTGGGTACACCCTGACGGGGTGGGCGTTCAGATCGACACCATCACCCCGGAGATCCGCGCACTGTACAACGTGCTGGCCAAAGTGAAGCGGGAGCGGGACGAGTACAAGCGGAG GTGGGAAGAGGAGTACACGGTGCGGATACAGCTGCAGGAGCGAGTGAATGAGCTCCAGGAG GAGGCCCAAGAGGCCGATGCCTGCCAAGAGGAGCTAGCCATGAAGGTAGAGCAGCTGAAAGCCGAGCTGGTGGTCTTCAAGGGACTCATGAGTAAC AATCTGACAGAGCTGGATAccaagatccaggaaaaggccATGAAGGTAGACATGGACATCTGCCGCCGCATCGACATCACAGCCAAGCTGTGTGACTTGGCCCAGCAGCGCAACTGTGAGGATATGATCCAGATGTTCCAG AAGAAGCTG TCTCTACACTTGTCTCCCATTAAGGTCCCGTCCATGGGGGGGCGGAAGCGGGAGCGCAAGGCTGCTGTGGAGGAGGACACCTCCCTGTCGGAGAGTGATGGGCCCCGCCAGCCTGAGGGGGACGAGGAGGAGAGTACAGCCCTCAGCATCAACGAGGAGATGCAGCGCATGCTCAGCCAGCT GAGGGAGTATGATTTTGAGGACGACTGTGACAGCCTGACTTGGGAGGAGACTGAGGAGACCTTGCTGCTTTGGGAGGATTTCTCAGGCTATGCCATGGCAGCCacagaggcccagggagag CAGCAGGAGGACAGTCTGGAGAAGGTCATCAAAGACACAGAGTCTCTGTTCAAAACCCGGGAGAAGGAGTACCAGGAGACCATTGACCAGATAGAG CTGGAACTGGCCACGGCCAAGAACGACATGAACCGACATCTGCATGAGTATATGGAGATGTGCAGCATGAAGCGGGGCCTGGACGTGCAGATGGAGACCTGCCGCCGGCTCATCACACAGTCAGGGGACCG
- the Iffo1 gene encoding non-homologous end joining factor IFFO1 isoform X2 yields the protein MNPLFGPNLFLLQQEQQGLAGPLGDPLGGDHFAGGGDLPPAPLASAGAAAYSPPGPGPAPPAAMALRNDLGSNINVLKTLNLRFRCFLAKVHELERRNRLLEKQLQQALEEGKQGRRGLARRDQAVQTGFISPIRPLGLPLSSRPAAVCPPSARVLGSPARSPAGPLASSAACHSSSSTSTSTSFSSSTRFMPGTIWSFSHARRLGPGLEPTLVQGPGLSWVHPDGVGVQIDTITPEIRALYNVLAKVKRERDEYKRRWEEEYTVRIQLQERVNELQEEAQEADACQEELAMKVEQLKAELVVFKGLMSNNLTELDTKIQEKAMKVDMDICRRIDITAKLCDLAQQRNCEDMIQMFQVPSMGGRKRERKAAVEEDTSLSESDGPRQPEGDEEESTALSINEEMQRMLSQLREYDFEDDCDSLTWEETEETLLLWEDFSGYAMAATEAQGEQEDSLEKVIKDTESLFKTREKEYQETIDQIELELATAKNDMNRHLHEYMEMCSMKRGLDVQMETCRRLITQSGDRKSPAFTAVPPSDPPPPPSETEDSDRDVSSDSSMR from the exons ATGAATCCGTTATTCGGTCCCAATCTCTTCCTCCtacagcaggagcagcagggctTGGCCGGGCCGCTGGGGGACCCTCTGGGAGGTGACCACTTTGCCGGGGGAGGGGACCTGCCCCCGGCTCCGCTTGCCTCGGCGGGCGCCGCTGCCTACTCGCCTCCCGGGCCTGGTCCTGCGCCCCCTGCAGCCATGGCTCTCCGCAACGACCTGGGCTCCAACATCAACGTACTCAAGACCCTGAACCTCCGGTTTCGCTGCTTCCTAGCCAAGGTGCACGAGCTAGAGCGCCGGAACCggctgctggagaagcagctgcagcaggctCTGGAGGAGGGTAAGCAGGGCAGGCGGGGCCTGGCCCGCCGCGACCAGGCGGTACAGACCGGCTTCATCAGCCCGATCCGGCCCCTGGGGCTGCCCCTGAGCTCCCGGCCCGCCGCTGTGTGTCCCCCGTCAGCGCGGGTGCTGGGCTCCCCCGCCCGCTCGCCAGCCGGACCCCTCGCATCCTCTGCGGCCTGCCACtcatcctcctccacctccacctccacctccttctcctcgTCGACCCGCTTCATGCCCGGCACCATCTGGTCCTTCTCACACGCCCGCCGGCTTGGACCGGGACTGGAACCCACGCTTGTGCAAGGGCCTGGCCTGTCGTGGGTACACCCTGACGGGGTGGGCGTTCAGATCGACACCATCACCCCGGAGATCCGCGCACTGTACAACGTGCTGGCCAAAGTGAAGCGGGAGCGGGACGAGTACAAGCGGAG GTGGGAAGAGGAGTACACGGTGCGGATACAGCTGCAGGAGCGAGTGAATGAGCTCCAGGAG GAGGCCCAAGAGGCCGATGCCTGCCAAGAGGAGCTAGCCATGAAGGTAGAGCAGCTGAAAGCCGAGCTGGTGGTCTTCAAGGGACTCATGAGTAAC AATCTGACAGAGCTGGATAccaagatccaggaaaaggccATGAAGGTAGACATGGACATCTGCCGCCGCATCGACATCACAGCCAAGCTGTGTGACTTGGCCCAGCAGCGCAACTGTGAGGATATGATCCAGATGTTCCAG GTCCCGTCCATGGGGGGGCGGAAGCGGGAGCGCAAGGCTGCTGTGGAGGAGGACACCTCCCTGTCGGAGAGTGATGGGCCCCGCCAGCCTGAGGGGGACGAGGAGGAGAGTACAGCCCTCAGCATCAACGAGGAGATGCAGCGCATGCTCAGCCAGCT GAGGGAGTATGATTTTGAGGACGACTGTGACAGCCTGACTTGGGAGGAGACTGAGGAGACCTTGCTGCTTTGGGAGGATTTCTCAGGCTATGCCATGGCAGCCacagaggcccagggagag CAGGAGGACAGTCTGGAGAAGGTCATCAAAGACACAGAGTCTCTGTTCAAAACCCGGGAGAAGGAGTACCAGGAGACCATTGACCAGATAGAG CTGGAACTGGCCACGGCCAAGAACGACATGAACCGACATCTGCATGAGTATATGGAGATGTGCAGCATGAAGCGGGGCCTGGACGTGCAGATGGAGACCTGCCGCCGGCTCATCACACAGTCAGGGGACCG